The following coding sequences lie in one Arthrobacter sp. SLBN-122 genomic window:
- a CDS encoding o-succinylbenzoate synthase, with product MPARDTLIPALDELLSRAHVVSLPMRVKFRGIMERESLLLHGPAGWGEFCPFPEYGDAEASRWLAAAIEAGWQGFPPPVRHSVPVNATVPAVSADRVSYVLARFGRVDAVKVKVAEQGQSLDDDVARVGAVRNALPDAALRVDANGGWDVPGAVEALTRLAPFGLEYAEQPVPSIEGLAKVRSRLREAGTPVLIAADESVRKETDPLRVARAGAADLLVVKVAPLGGVRRALDIVAQAGLPAVVSSALDTSVGIRAGLALAAALPELPYACGLGTVSLFESDITLDPLVSDDGAIRLRDVSADAGLLGQFAASAERRDWWLARLRRVHALLNSAPTQPSNAP from the coding sequence ATGCCTGCCCGCGATACCCTGATCCCCGCACTGGACGAGTTGCTGTCACGCGCCCATGTGGTCAGCCTGCCCATGCGGGTGAAGTTCCGCGGCATCATGGAACGCGAATCGCTGCTGCTGCACGGGCCAGCGGGCTGGGGCGAGTTCTGCCCGTTCCCCGAGTATGGCGACGCCGAAGCGTCCCGGTGGCTGGCCGCCGCCATCGAAGCGGGCTGGCAGGGGTTCCCGCCTCCTGTGCGGCACTCCGTCCCGGTCAACGCCACCGTGCCCGCCGTTTCCGCAGACCGCGTTTCTTACGTGCTGGCCCGGTTCGGACGGGTGGACGCCGTCAAGGTCAAGGTGGCCGAGCAGGGGCAGTCCCTGGACGACGACGTTGCCCGCGTAGGTGCCGTCCGCAACGCCTTGCCGGACGCAGCCCTCCGCGTGGATGCCAACGGCGGCTGGGACGTGCCGGGCGCGGTGGAAGCGCTGACCCGGCTGGCGCCGTTTGGGCTGGAGTATGCCGAGCAGCCGGTGCCTTCCATCGAGGGCCTGGCTAAGGTGCGGTCCCGGTTGCGGGAGGCCGGGACGCCGGTGCTGATCGCCGCGGATGAGAGCGTCCGCAAGGAAACCGATCCGCTCAGGGTGGCCCGGGCCGGGGCGGCGGATCTTCTCGTCGTCAAGGTGGCACCGCTTGGGGGAGTGCGGCGCGCCCTGGACATCGTGGCACAGGCCGGACTTCCCGCCGTCGTCAGCTCCGCGCTGGACACCTCCGTCGGCATCCGTGCTGGCCTTGCGCTCGCCGCCGCCCTGCCGGAGCTGCCCTACGCCTGCGGCCTGGGAACCGTGTCGCTGTTCGAATCGGACATCACGCTGGACCCCCTTGTGTCCGACGACGGCGCCATCCGCCTCCGCGACGTCAGCGCCGACGCCGGGCTGCTTGGGCAGTTTGCAGCGTCCGCCGAACGCCGCGACTGGTGGCTGGCCCGGCTCCGCCGCGTCCACGCCCTCCTCAATTCAGCACCCACCCAACCATCGAATGCTCCGTAA
- the corA gene encoding magnesium/cobalt transporter CorA, translated as MTIIDNAVYVNGLRTEDPEDLDETYFLLRQREGMAWIGLYRPDGEELQSVGEEFDLNALAIEDALAGHQRAKLEHYGECLFLVLRPARYRDDEEKVDFGEIHIFAGDEYVVTVRHAESPDLAKVRRRMESMPEFLALGPDAVLYGILDQVVDEYEPVVAGLENDIDEIEDDLFGADPDVSRRIYELSRQVIIFQRATSPLAGILQALIAGAPDRDQATELRDHYRDVLDHVIRINERVASFRALLQNALAVNAALVAQRQNEEMQRLTESSFEQSEQVKRISSWAAILFAPTLVASIYGMNFANMPELAWTYGYPYALGLMAAMGLVLYLAFKHNKWI; from the coding sequence GTGACCATCATTGACAACGCGGTGTACGTGAACGGGCTGCGCACCGAGGACCCCGAGGACCTGGACGAGACCTACTTCCTGCTCCGGCAGCGCGAGGGGATGGCGTGGATCGGGCTGTACCGGCCGGACGGTGAGGAGCTGCAGTCCGTCGGCGAGGAATTCGACCTCAACGCCCTGGCCATCGAGGACGCGCTTGCCGGCCATCAGCGGGCCAAGCTGGAGCACTACGGCGAGTGCCTGTTCCTGGTGCTCAGGCCCGCCAGGTACCGGGACGACGAGGAAAAAGTGGACTTCGGCGAGATCCACATCTTTGCCGGGGATGAGTACGTGGTGACCGTCCGGCACGCCGAGTCCCCGGACCTGGCCAAAGTCCGACGCCGAATGGAGTCAATGCCCGAATTCCTGGCCCTGGGTCCGGACGCCGTACTCTACGGCATCCTGGACCAGGTGGTGGACGAATACGAGCCGGTGGTGGCCGGGCTCGAAAACGACATCGATGAGATTGAGGATGACCTCTTTGGCGCCGATCCGGACGTTTCCCGCCGCATCTACGAACTGTCCCGCCAGGTGATCATCTTCCAGCGGGCCACCAGCCCGCTGGCGGGAATACTGCAGGCCCTGATTGCCGGGGCTCCGGACCGCGACCAGGCAACCGAGCTTCGGGACCACTACCGCGACGTCCTGGACCACGTCATCCGGATCAATGAACGCGTGGCATCTTTCCGGGCCCTGCTCCAGAACGCGCTCGCCGTGAACGCAGCCCTAGTGGCCCAACGGCAAAACGAGGAAATGCAGCGGTTGACTGAGTCCAGCTTTGAACAGAGCGAGCAGGTCAAGCGCATCTCCTCCTGGGCTGCCATCCTGTTCGCTCCCACGCTGGTGGCGTCCATCTACGGCATGAATTTCGCCAATATGCCCGAGCTGGCATGGACTTATGGCTACCCCTACGCCCTGGGCCTGATGGCGGCGATGGGGCTGGTCCTTTACCTGGCGTTCAAGCACAACAAGTGGATCTGA
- a CDS encoding GbsR/MarR family transcriptional regulator: protein MSADARLGAGPVSGPGSVPGAGSVSGPGSVPGPGSVSGTAGFASVSGPAESADADAGATVAAAERTAAAFAAAGFPKMPARTLLALVWSETGSLTAAELGERLGASPAAVSGAVRYLQTVGFIHRVSQPGSRRDLYALREDEWYVVSMRNSPIYEKLASLTDATADTLPEGSAARARVADMARFYRFLNSRMPALLDDWERERSGEGTP from the coding sequence ATGAGCGCCGACGCCCGTCTTGGTGCCGGTCCCGTATCCGGGCCTGGTTCGGTTCCCGGGGCCGGTTCGGTATCCGGGCCCGGCTCGGTTCCCGGGCCTGGTTCCGTATCCGGGACAGCCGGGTTCGCCTCGGTTTCCGGGCCTGCTGAGTCTGCCGATGCCGATGCCGGTGCCACTGTCGCCGCTGCCGAACGAACCGCTGCTGCCTTCGCCGCCGCCGGTTTCCCCAAGATGCCGGCACGGACGCTGCTTGCACTGGTGTGGTCCGAGACAGGGAGCCTCACGGCGGCCGAGCTCGGGGAGCGGCTGGGGGCCAGCCCTGCAGCGGTCTCCGGGGCAGTGCGGTACCTGCAGACCGTGGGCTTTATCCACCGGGTGTCCCAGCCCGGCAGCCGCCGCGACCTCTACGCCCTGCGCGAGGACGAGTGGTACGTCGTGTCCATGCGGAACAGCCCCATCTACGAAAAGCTTGCTTCCCTGACGGATGCGACGGCGGATACCCTCCCGGAGGGATCGGCCGCACGGGCCCGCGTGGCGGATATGGCCCGCTTCTACCGGTTCCTCAATTCGCGGATGCCGGCCCTGCTGGACGACTGGGAGCGGGAGCGGTCCGGGGAGGGTACGCCGTGA
- a CDS encoding ABC transporter permease has product MDVLLVLWGQRLRRDRWQLVSWVAATGMFALFAAAAVTQTYGSTAARTEILQVAIATPAILMLRGLPRGADQGAFTFFLIYAFLALLAGLMSTFLAVRHTRADEETGGAELVAATPAGRLLPNIATLLHGVTANILVALAVFAGFAAQGLDPQGSLTAGTATGAVGLAFLGVGLLVAQFMGTSRGANGVSAALVVLAYLLRGIGDATGAPGADGTTMTEGSASWFSPIGWGQQTYAYSGNRAWPLLLPLALAVVCLTSAWLILQKRDTGASVWGARPGRPAARPGLRSPVALALRLQSGSIIGWALSGLALGLLAGSLGKAVAALDTPGTGITAVMRAMLQAQGVSLTQLMVSVIFSMAGVLAAACALQAVIRLRQEETAGTAELLLAAPVGRVRWLAGYLLLGAAAVVLVVGLTGLGAWVTLTGSGDSMPADALWETALAQLPAALIYLAVPVLVFVLWPAATIAASWALLALGVMLGIFGGMLGLDQNLRNLSPFTHTPVPQGDATDWSGAWWMLAVAALVAALSVAVMRRREVGSA; this is encoded by the coding sequence ATGGATGTCCTCCTTGTCCTGTGGGGCCAGCGCCTGCGGCGGGACCGCTGGCAGCTGGTGAGCTGGGTGGCGGCCACCGGGATGTTCGCACTGTTTGCGGCCGCCGCCGTCACCCAAACCTACGGCAGTACAGCGGCACGGACCGAGATCTTGCAGGTGGCCATCGCCACGCCCGCCATCCTGATGCTGCGCGGCCTTCCCCGCGGCGCGGACCAGGGCGCCTTCACGTTCTTTCTGATTTACGCGTTCCTCGCGCTCCTGGCGGGCCTGATGAGCACCTTCCTGGCAGTACGCCACACCCGGGCCGACGAGGAAACCGGCGGTGCGGAACTGGTGGCCGCCACGCCTGCCGGCCGCCTGCTGCCCAATATCGCCACCCTGCTCCACGGCGTCACCGCGAACATCCTCGTGGCGCTCGCCGTGTTCGCCGGCTTTGCCGCCCAGGGCCTGGACCCGCAAGGTTCCCTGACCGCCGGAACCGCAACGGGCGCCGTCGGCCTCGCTTTCCTGGGCGTGGGACTGCTCGTGGCCCAGTTCATGGGGACCTCTCGCGGCGCCAACGGTGTCTCTGCCGCGCTGGTGGTCCTTGCCTACCTCCTGCGCGGGATCGGAGACGCCACCGGAGCGCCCGGCGCCGACGGAACCACCATGACCGAGGGGTCGGCCAGCTGGTTCTCACCGATCGGCTGGGGCCAGCAGACGTATGCCTACTCAGGGAACCGCGCCTGGCCGCTGCTGCTGCCGTTGGCGCTCGCCGTCGTCTGTCTGACGTCCGCCTGGCTCATCCTTCAAAAACGGGACACCGGGGCCAGCGTGTGGGGTGCCAGGCCGGGACGCCCAGCTGCCCGGCCGGGGCTCCGGAGTCCGGTGGCCCTGGCACTGCGGCTGCAAAGCGGATCGATCATCGGCTGGGCGCTGAGCGGGCTGGCGCTGGGGCTGCTGGCGGGGTCGCTGGGCAAAGCGGTGGCCGCCCTTGATACCCCCGGGACCGGTATCACGGCGGTGATGCGCGCCATGCTCCAGGCACAGGGAGTCTCGCTGACCCAGCTCATGGTCTCGGTGATCTTCTCGATGGCCGGGGTCCTGGCGGCAGCCTGTGCGCTGCAAGCGGTCATCAGGCTGCGGCAGGAGGAAACGGCCGGAACCGCCGAACTCCTGCTGGCCGCTCCAGTGGGGCGGGTCCGGTGGCTGGCCGGCTACCTGCTGCTGGGCGCGGCGGCCGTGGTGCTGGTGGTAGGGCTGACCGGCCTGGGTGCGTGGGTCACGCTCACCGGCTCCGGTGACTCCATGCCGGCGGATGCTTTGTGGGAAACCGCCCTGGCCCAATTGCCGGCGGCGCTGATCTACCTGGCCGTTCCCGTCCTGGTGTTCGTGCTGTGGCCCGCCGCGACCATCGCCGCCAGCTGGGCGCTGCTGGCCCTGGGCGTGATGCTGGGCATTTTCGGCGGCATGCTGGGGCTGGACCAAAACCTGCGCAACCTGTCCCCGTTCACCCACACACCGGTTCCGCAGGGTGACGCCACGGACTGGAGCGGTGCATGGTGGATGCTGGCCGTCGCCGCGTTGGTTGCCGCACTGTCCGTTGCGGTGATGCGGCGGCGGGAAGTGGGGTCGGCATGA
- a CDS encoding ABC transporter ATP-binding protein produces the protein MNTVVHTANLHKHFGHVRALDGLDLDVQRGEIHGFLGPNGAGKSTTLRILLGLARPTSGSAAVLGFEPWSQAVELHRCLAYVPGDVRLWPNLSGGETIDLLSRLRGGTADGDAYRRRKDRLCQVFDFDPAKKGRAYSKGNRQKVALIAALATEAEVYLLDEPTSGLDPLMEEVFRRELLAAVDRGATVLLSSHILSEVEVLCHRVSIIRAGRIVDGGTLDSLRHLTRSEVSFAADGLDAEALARLGAVHDLTLDAGRVRFSADSDRIAEVLPALGALGVQGLTIVPPSLEELFLRHYGDASAAPEGDAPAGGHGSRRHLLSARGRS, from the coding sequence ATGAACACCGTTGTCCACACAGCGAATCTGCATAAGCACTTCGGGCATGTCAGGGCGTTGGACGGGCTGGACCTCGACGTCCAGCGCGGTGAGATCCACGGTTTCCTGGGTCCCAACGGCGCCGGGAAATCCACCACCCTGCGCATCCTCCTGGGGCTGGCCAGGCCCACCTCCGGCTCCGCGGCCGTCCTGGGCTTCGAGCCCTGGAGCCAGGCCGTGGAACTGCACCGGTGCCTGGCCTACGTGCCCGGGGACGTCAGGCTCTGGCCCAACCTGTCCGGCGGCGAGACCATCGACCTGCTGTCCCGGCTGCGCGGCGGCACCGCGGACGGTGATGCATACCGGCGCCGGAAGGACCGGCTGTGCCAGGTGTTCGATTTCGATCCGGCCAAGAAGGGGCGCGCGTACTCGAAGGGCAACCGGCAAAAGGTGGCGCTGATCGCGGCCCTGGCCACCGAAGCCGAGGTCTACCTGCTGGATGAGCCCACCAGCGGCCTTGACCCGCTCATGGAGGAGGTCTTCCGGCGCGAGCTGCTGGCCGCCGTCGACCGCGGAGCCACCGTGCTCCTCTCCAGCCACATCCTCTCCGAAGTGGAGGTGCTCTGCCACCGCGTGAGCATCATCCGCGCCGGCAGGATTGTGGACGGCGGCACGCTTGACTCGCTGCGGCACCTGACCAGGTCCGAAGTTTCGTTTGCCGCGGACGGACTGGACGCGGAAGCCCTGGCGCGTCTGGGCGCGGTGCACGACCTCACACTCGACGCCGGGCGGGTCCGGTTCAGCGCCGACTCGGACCGGATCGCGGAGGTCCTTCCCGCGCTGGGCGCCCTGGGCGTCCAGGGCCTGACGATTGTTCCGCCGTCGCTGGAGGAGCTGTTCCTCCGGCACTACGGCGATGCCTCGGCCGCTCCGGAGGGTGACGCACCGGCCGGTGGACATGGTTCGCGGCGGCACCTGCTCAGCGCGCGGGGGCGGAGCTGA
- a CDS encoding MFS transporter, whose translation MSAGDPLPSGQAARSSSAPLYAAGFVTAFGAHSIAAGLGAQSGNIGLTLLNLGILLALYDVAEVFLKPVFGALSDRIGAKPVVVGGLLAFAALSLIGLGAADPLILALARLGQGAAASAFSPASSAMVARMARGGKAGTYFGRYGSWKSLGYIIGPPLGAGLILAGGFPLLFGTLAALAAVTAVWVLVSVPHLAPLPRMRYTVVDLARQVGERRFLVPTLVLAASTGALGAAVGFLPALATRHGMDALAGTAAVSVVALGSVLTQPWIGRRRDRYAVTDNKGTTAGLLLIAAGVGLVAAVPGVVTIFVAAACIGVGIGAVTPLGFAHLADTTPPERMGRTMGSAELGRELGDAGGPLLVGGIATLTALPFGLGALALLVAAASIPRLDPVQPTPTP comes from the coding sequence ATGAGCGCCGGCGACCCCCTGCCCAGCGGCCAGGCCGCCCGCTCTTCCTCGGCACCCCTCTATGCCGCCGGGTTCGTCACCGCGTTCGGGGCCCACAGCATCGCGGCCGGATTGGGTGCGCAGAGCGGAAACATCGGCCTGACCCTGCTGAACCTGGGCATCCTGCTGGCCCTCTACGACGTCGCCGAGGTCTTCCTGAAGCCGGTCTTCGGTGCGCTCAGCGACCGCATCGGCGCCAAACCGGTCGTCGTGGGCGGACTCCTCGCCTTCGCCGCGTTGTCCCTGATCGGCCTGGGTGCTGCGGACCCGTTGATCCTGGCCCTGGCCCGGCTGGGACAGGGCGCGGCGGCGTCGGCCTTCTCGCCGGCGTCGTCCGCCATGGTGGCAAGGATGGCCCGCGGCGGAAAGGCCGGCACCTACTTTGGCCGGTACGGGTCCTGGAAAAGCCTGGGTTACATCATTGGCCCGCCGCTGGGTGCGGGCCTGATCCTGGCCGGCGGCTTCCCGCTGCTGTTCGGCACCCTGGCGGCGCTGGCCGCGGTCACCGCGGTGTGGGTGCTGGTGTCGGTGCCGCACCTGGCGCCGCTGCCGCGGATGCGGTACACGGTGGTGGACCTGGCGCGGCAGGTGGGCGAGAGGCGTTTCCTGGTGCCCACGCTGGTGCTGGCCGCCTCCACGGGAGCGCTGGGTGCCGCCGTCGGCTTCCTTCCGGCGCTGGCCACGCGGCACGGCATGGATGCCCTGGCCGGGACTGCCGCGGTGAGTGTTGTGGCGCTGGGCTCGGTGCTGACCCAGCCATGGATCGGGCGGCGGCGGGACCGCTACGCCGTCACCGACAACAAAGGTACGACGGCGGGCCTGCTGCTGATTGCCGCGGGCGTCGGCCTGGTGGCGGCCGTCCCCGGCGTGGTCACCATTTTCGTTGCCGCGGCGTGCATCGGGGTGGGGATCGGCGCGGTGACGCCGCTCGGTTTCGCGCACCTGGCGGACACCACCCCGCCGGAGAGGATGGGCCGGACCATGGGTTCGGCGGAACTGGGACGCGAACTGGGCGACGCCGGCGGGCCCCTGCTGGTAGGCGGCATCGCCACGCTCACGGCGCTTCCGTTCGGGCTGGGCGCCCTGGCGCTGCTGGTGGCTGCGGCAAGCATCCCCCGGCTGGACCCGGTCCAACCCACCCCCACCCCCTAA
- a CDS encoding phosphatase PAP2 family protein — MTFSRQLPTRALARPAPGSAFLFVLSTLACIAGLFATYYFFVQTTTGQFIDESALVEAVEIHGPAGKAATRFLDLLPTISLVMAAVVVLFVTVIRRHWAEAGIAVAACIGANVATQVLKDLLPQRPDKGVLTLELNSLPSGHTTLAASAAAAVFLMASPRWRPMAGFIGGSFAIASGVSTLINQWHRPADVVAAFLLVGAFMIPAGWLILRRGSWNEWDGFGEHVGSARIWLTLPVLIGLASAVVAVFSLIRIAPSPWQEASTTNYFWAGIALIVIAGYLATVATTSLFAFAARRRSALRR; from the coding sequence ATGACTTTTTCACGGCAACTACCCACCAGGGCCCTGGCCCGGCCTGCCCCGGGCTCGGCGTTCCTGTTCGTGCTGTCCACCCTGGCGTGCATTGCCGGCCTGTTTGCCACCTACTACTTCTTCGTCCAGACCACCACCGGACAGTTCATTGACGAGTCCGCGCTGGTGGAAGCGGTGGAGATCCACGGGCCCGCCGGGAAGGCAGCCACCCGGTTCCTGGACCTGCTGCCCACCATCTCGCTGGTGATGGCCGCCGTCGTGGTCCTGTTCGTGACGGTGATCCGGAGGCACTGGGCGGAGGCGGGGATTGCCGTGGCCGCCTGCATCGGCGCGAACGTGGCCACGCAGGTGCTGAAGGACCTGCTGCCGCAGCGCCCGGACAAAGGGGTGTTGACGCTGGAGCTGAATTCCCTGCCGTCCGGGCACACCACCCTGGCGGCGTCGGCGGCGGCAGCAGTGTTCCTGATGGCGTCCCCGCGCTGGCGGCCCATGGCCGGCTTCATCGGCGGCAGCTTTGCCATCGCGTCCGGAGTGTCCACGCTGATCAACCAGTGGCACCGGCCGGCCGACGTGGTGGCCGCGTTCCTGCTGGTGGGTGCGTTCATGATTCCGGCGGGCTGGCTGATCCTGCGCCGGGGTTCGTGGAACGAGTGGGACGGGTTCGGTGAACATGTCGGCTCGGCCCGGATCTGGCTCACGCTGCCGGTGCTGATCGGGCTGGCCTCGGCGGTGGTGGCGGTGTTTTCGCTGATCCGGATTGCGCCCAGCCCGTGGCAGGAGGCCAGCACCACCAACTACTTCTGGGCAGGCATCGCACTGATCGTGATCGCTGGCTACCTGGCCACCGTGGCCACCACCTCACTGTTCGCGTTCGCGGCACGACGGCGGAGCGCACTGCGCCGCTGA
- a CDS encoding dipeptidase: protein MAPPSTADQDVLAGLRQAVRGDFRAAVDELSELVRIPAMAWDSFDPSQLDQAAQQVAGLLRNAGLADVDILQAPRPDGSPGAPAVVGRRPAEPGKPTILLYAHYDVQPAGDLELWESPPFEAVERGGRLWGRGVADNKAGVLLHVAAVRNALRVLGNDLGMGITVFIDGEEEAGSPSLPLLLQQHADLLRADVLVVADSGNWKVGVPALTTSLRGLVLGTIEVRVLEHALHSGTYGGPLVDAVAALSRLIASFHHDDGSVAVEGLPASEEPGPSLTEAEFRADSRVLPGVPLAGSGSLTSRLWTKPAMAIIGIDAPSVALSSDTLQPAARARFSLSLAPSSDTAAAMEAVRRHVEAHVPFGAGVVFTPGGRTEGFAGDASSPASRSMLAAMGDVWGVPAVSMGVGGSIPAVNILNKLYPEAEILVTGAEDPDSRAHGANESIHLGDFENAIVAEALLLARLNAG from the coding sequence ATGGCGCCGCCGTCAACAGCGGACCAGGATGTCCTGGCCGGCCTCCGGCAAGCCGTGCGCGGTGACTTCCGTGCCGCCGTCGACGAACTCTCTGAGCTGGTCCGCATCCCCGCCATGGCCTGGGACTCCTTCGACCCCTCACAGCTGGACCAGGCCGCCCAGCAGGTGGCGGGCCTGCTCCGCAACGCCGGCCTGGCCGACGTCGACATCCTGCAGGCACCCCGCCCGGACGGCAGTCCCGGTGCCCCCGCAGTAGTGGGACGCCGGCCCGCCGAACCCGGCAAGCCCACCATCCTGCTGTACGCGCACTACGACGTCCAGCCCGCCGGCGACCTGGAGCTGTGGGAGAGCCCGCCCTTCGAAGCGGTGGAGCGCGGCGGCCGGTTGTGGGGCAGGGGAGTGGCGGACAACAAGGCAGGCGTGCTGCTGCACGTGGCCGCCGTCCGCAACGCACTCCGGGTCCTGGGCAATGACCTGGGCATGGGCATTACGGTGTTCATCGACGGCGAGGAGGAGGCGGGCTCGCCCTCCCTGCCCCTGCTGCTGCAGCAGCACGCCGACCTGCTGCGCGCGGATGTGCTGGTGGTGGCCGACTCCGGGAACTGGAAGGTGGGCGTGCCGGCCCTGACCACCAGCCTGCGCGGGCTGGTCCTGGGAACCATCGAGGTGCGGGTGCTGGAGCACGCCCTGCATTCAGGAACCTACGGCGGGCCGCTGGTGGACGCTGTTGCGGCGCTGTCCCGGCTCATCGCCTCCTTCCACCACGACGACGGCAGCGTGGCGGTGGAGGGCCTGCCGGCTTCGGAGGAGCCGGGTCCGTCCCTTACCGAGGCTGAGTTCCGCGCCGATTCCCGCGTCCTGCCGGGAGTGCCGCTGGCCGGTTCGGGATCCTTGACGTCGCGGTTGTGGACCAAGCCGGCCATGGCCATCATCGGGATCGATGCGCCGTCCGTGGCATTGTCCTCCGACACGCTGCAGCCGGCGGCCCGGGCGCGGTTCAGCCTGAGCCTGGCGCCGTCGTCTGACACCGCTGCCGCCATGGAGGCAGTCCGCCGGCACGTGGAAGCCCACGTACCGTTCGGCGCCGGCGTGGTCTTCACGCCGGGCGGGCGGACCGAGGGGTTCGCCGGGGATGCGTCGTCCCCCGCCTCACGGTCAATGCTTGCGGCTATGGGTGACGTGTGGGGTGTTCCAGCTGTTTCCATGGGCGTGGGCGGCTCCATTCCGGCCGTCAACATCCTGAACAAGCTGTACCCGGAGGCGGAAATCCTGGTCACGGGCGCGGAGGACCCGGACTCGCGGGCGCACGGGGCCAACGAATCCATCCACCTGGGCGATTTCGAAAACGCCATCGTGGCCGAAGCCCTGCTGCTGGCCCGCCTCAACGCCGGCTGA
- a CDS encoding N-acetylglutaminylglutamine amidotransferase, protein MCGIAGEIAFNGRAASGEAVLKIMGAMASRGPDGRGHWNGDWVALGHRRLSIIDLSEAGAQPMEDDGGLTVVFNGCIYNYQELRRELEPEFSFRSTSDTEVILKAYRKWGDDFVHHLVGMFAIAIYDPQREEVLLVRDRLGIKPLYVSQLPGKLRFASTLPALVASGGIDTGIDEVALHHYLSWHSIVPAPRTILRGVQKLPAATIRTIRPDGTWHDREYWRPDYTRKPEHAGWSAVDWRDAVQDALRTAVRRRMVADVPVGVLLSGGLDSSLLVALLADEGQHGLSTFSIGFDDGAGGDAGNEFEYSDLVAREFGTRHERLHVPTSEFAPSIGGALDAMSEPMASHDVTAFHLLSDTVSRHLKVVQCGQGADEVFGGYGYHQPLAGLPREQALPAFTAAFVDHSHDELLGILEPEWLPGTDVSRKVLADHLARPGADTALDAVLRLDTHLLMVDDPVKRLDNMSMAWGLEARVPFLDHELVELAASCPPELKATQGGKGILKDLGRQLLPAAVIDRPKGYFPVPALRHLEEPFITMVSDALHAPEAKQRGLFRPEYIDGLLEDPNSRRTPVKSNVLWQFALLEMWLQRHGVG, encoded by the coding sequence ATGTGTGGCATAGCCGGCGAGATCGCATTCAACGGCAGGGCGGCGTCGGGGGAAGCAGTTCTGAAAATCATGGGGGCCATGGCCTCCCGCGGACCGGACGGAAGGGGACACTGGAACGGCGACTGGGTTGCACTGGGGCACCGGCGGCTCAGCATCATTGACCTCTCCGAAGCCGGGGCGCAGCCCATGGAGGACGACGGCGGCCTGACCGTTGTCTTCAACGGGTGCATCTACAACTATCAGGAGCTGCGCCGGGAGCTTGAGCCCGAGTTCAGCTTCCGCTCCACCAGCGACACCGAGGTAATCCTCAAGGCGTACCGGAAATGGGGTGACGACTTTGTCCATCACCTGGTGGGCATGTTCGCGATCGCCATTTACGATCCGCAGCGGGAAGAGGTCCTCCTGGTCCGCGACCGGCTGGGCATCAAGCCGCTGTACGTTTCGCAGCTGCCCGGGAAGCTGCGCTTCGCATCCACCCTGCCCGCGCTGGTGGCATCCGGCGGAATCGATACGGGCATCGACGAAGTGGCCCTGCACCACTACCTGAGCTGGCATTCGATCGTTCCGGCGCCGCGCACCATCCTGCGGGGCGTGCAGAAGCTGCCGGCCGCCACCATCCGCACCATCCGCCCGGACGGCACTTGGCATGACCGCGAGTACTGGCGGCCGGACTACACCCGGAAGCCGGAGCATGCGGGCTGGTCGGCGGTTGACTGGCGGGATGCCGTGCAGGATGCGCTGCGGACGGCAGTACGACGCCGGATGGTTGCGGACGTGCCGGTGGGTGTCCTTTTGTCCGGCGGGCTGGATTCCAGCCTCCTGGTTGCCTTGCTCGCCGACGAGGGCCAGCACGGACTGTCCACCTTCAGCATCGGGTTCGATGACGGCGCCGGCGGCGACGCCGGGAACGAGTTCGAGTACTCGGACCTGGTGGCGCGCGAATTCGGCACCCGGCACGAACGGCTGCACGTGCCCACGTCCGAGTTTGCGCCTTCCATCGGCGGCGCCCTGGACGCGATGTCCGAGCCCATGGCAAGCCACGACGTCACCGCCTTCCACCTGCTCTCCGACACCGTGTCCCGGCACCTGAAAGTGGTCCAGTGCGGGCAGGGGGCCGACGAGGTGTTCGGCGGGTACGGCTACCACCAGCCGCTGGCCGGTCTGCCCCGGGAGCAGGCCCTGCCGGCCTTCACGGCAGCATTCGTTGACCACAGCCACGATGAGCTCCTGGGCATCCTGGAGCCCGAGTGGCTGCCCGGGACCGACGTCAGCCGGAAGGTCCTCGCCGACCACCTGGCCCGGCCGGGGGCGGACACTGCCCTGGACGCCGTCCTTCGGCTGGATACCCACCTGCTCATGGTGGACGATCCGGTGAAGCGGCTGGACAACATGAGCATGGCGTGGGGCCTGGAAGCCCGCGTTCCGTTCCTGGACCATGAACTGGTGGAACTCGCCGCCTCGTGTCCGCCGGAACTCAAGGCAACCCAGGGCGGCAAGGGCATCCTGAAGGACCTGGGCCGGCAGCTGCTGCCGGCCGCGGTGATCGACCGGCCCAAGGGCTACTTCCCGGTCCCGGCCCTGCGGCACCTCGAGGAACCGTTCATCACCATGGTCAGCGATGCCCTCCACGCACCCGAGGCCAAGCAGCGCGGGCTGTTCCGCCCCGAATACATCGACGGGCTGCTGGAGGATCCCAACAGCCGGCGGACCCCGGTGAAAAGCAACGTCCTGTGGCAGTTCGCGCTGCTGGAAATGTGGCTGCAGCGCCACGGGGTGGGCTAG